A stretch of the Malus sylvestris chromosome 4 unlocalized genomic scaffold, drMalSylv7.2 SUPER_9_unloc_1, whole genome shotgun sequence genome encodes the following:
- the LOC126613559 gene encoding uncharacterized protein LOC126613559 translates to MAEMMLTDCRSNISVARSNLKELSLCSNLKELSLCSTYHTFITNKIIETLISKFPYLEELTFSASFDSAKILKVSSHLLRKLSITLHGNNCVKEVNINTPNLLVYLYSCTANNIPSTISLNSTQLRVANLELNFSCGMLLGRSWFLKLREYLGNFTPVEELNLGVKPHSEMGFLPGDIREAQKVPSSSLAKITHLRVVDNPSVMVDFIALVEGLLLCCHPLTLSVTASYPPNINYMVKVIYKHLMSKEVQNADYLSDNHNDCLQQRLKSVTIKRLIGTKNGRKFYAEDLTVLPTDLEEVKAATFKLNWLLEN, encoded by the exons ATGGCGGAGATGATGTTAACAGACTGTAGATCGAATATCTCAGTTGCCAGAAG TAATCTAAAGGAGTTGAGTTTATGCAGTAATCTAAAGGAGTTGAGTTTATGCTCTACATATCACACTTTCATTACCAACAAAATTATTGAGACACTTATTTCTAAGTTTCCATATCTCGAGGAGCTGACCTTCTCCGCCTCTTTTGATTCCGCAAAGATCCTAAAAGTTTCTAGCCATCTACTCAGGAAATTGTCAATAACATTACATGGGAATAATTGTGTGAAGGAGGTCAACATAAATACTCCAAATCTTCTCGTTTACTTGTACAGTTGCACAGCTAACAATATCCCATCCACGATTTCATTGAATTCTACACAGCTAAGAGTAGCTAATCTTGAGTTAAATTTTAGCTGTGGTATGCTTCTTGGTCGATCATGGTTTCTTAAATTGCGGGAATATCTTGGGAATTTCACACCagttgaagaattgaatttAGGAGTTAAGCCTCACTCAGAA ATGGGTTTCCTTCCAGGAGATATACGTGAAGCTCAAAAAGTTCCTTCATCGTCATTAGCAAAAATCACGCATTTGAGGGTGGTAGACAATCCATCAGTGATGGTAGATTTTATAGCTCTTGTTGAAGGTTTGCTCTTGTGCTGTCATCCACTCACCCTATCTGTGACAGCTTCCTATCCACCTAATATAAATTACATGGTAAAG GTTATATACAAGCATTTAATGTCTAAAGAAGTTCAAAATGCCGATTACTTGAGTGACAACCACAATGATTGTTTGCAGCAGCGCTTAAAGTCTGTTACGATTAAGAGACTTATTGGTACAAAAAATGGACGGAAATTCTACGCCGAAGATTTAACTGTGTTACCAACCGATCTTGAAGAAGTTAAAGCAGCTACTTTTAAGCTAAATTGGTTGTTGGAGAATTAG
- the LOC126613556 gene encoding LOW QUALITY PROTEIN: probable disease resistance protein At5g63020 (The sequence of the model RefSeq protein was modified relative to this genomic sequence to represent the inferred CDS: inserted 1 base in 1 codon): MGNIFSISISCDDILSRCWDSTVGQIAYPCMFKSHLHDLQTALEELTDLKNDLKRRVDNAEQQQHLKRLDQVQRWITRVEAMEAQANNLVNGKDIRSQKVEKLRDSGGGLLCNCKTHYKLGKKLAKMLMEVSALQSRGAFEVVAERVPAAMVYERSIEPTVGMESTFGKVWDCIEDEQVGIIGLYGMGGVGKTTLLTKINNNFLHTLNDFDLVIWIEVSKDLKLENIQDSIGEKIGSCDGSWKDKDHLRKAEDIFAVLKSKRFVLLLDDIWERVDVAKIGVPIPDRENKSELVFTTRSEEVCSRMGAHKKIKVECLAWDRAWTLFQEKVGEETLYIHPDIPTLAEMVAKECDGLPLALITVGRAMASKKTPQEWNHAIQVLKRSASEFSGMGDEVFPLLKFSYDNLPSEKARSCFLYCALFPEDFLIHKRRLIYCWVGEGILDEYDDMTGAQNQGYDIIGTLVNACLLEGKEDYVKMHDVLRDMALWLACECGKAKDNFIVRTGAHLIKAPDLEKWKGVKRMSLMANQIENLVERSTCPSLSTLFLTDNHLKIIGEGFFQHMPSLRVLDLSENKGITHLPPGISKLKSLQYLNLSQTGIRGLPVELKALDKLKYLNLEFTSKMDIVPKNVISSFLMLRVLRMYDCGSSDDILFGGEEALVEELLCLKHLEVMTMTMRCVSAFERLCTSLNLLACTQVLCLESFTSVISLDISALANMKHLDILNICDCEXLEGLKTDLLWNGVQVPNDPCNSIMTIKSFFHSLQRGSVYECPKLKDLTWLIFAPNLVTIDIHDCPEMEQIIYSRQLSKIEEVVDGFNSFAKLNNLILLNLSKLKNIYANALPSPYLKTIVVFNCPQLKQLPLDSSVNRRNVVIEGEEEWWNGLEWEDGATRNDFISCFRNLNI, from the exons ATGGGCAACATCTTTTCAATCTCCATATCATGTGATGACATACTTTCTCGCTGCTGGGATTCCACAGTTGGACAAATAGCATACCCTTGTATGTTCAAGTCCCACCTTCATGATCTGCAGACTGCTTTAGAAGAATTAACGGATCTAAAGAACGATTTGAAGAGAAGGGTTGACAATGCCGAGCAGCAGCAACATTTGAAACGCTTAGACCAGGTACAGAGATGGATAACAAGGGTGGAAGCCATGGAAGCTCAAGCCAATAACTTGGTGAACGGGAAAGATATCAGAAGTCAAAAAGTTGAGAAATTACGTGATTCTGGAGGTGGGTTGTTATGTAATTGCAAAACCCACTACAAGTTGGGGAAAAAATTGGCTAAGATGTTGATGGAAGTGAGTGCTTTACAGAGCAGGGGAGCTTTTGAAGTTGTGGCTGAACGGGTACCTGCAGCTATGGTGTATGAAAGAAGTATTGAACCAACTGTGGGCATGGAGTCAACATTTGGCAAGGTCTGGGATTGCATTGAAGATGAGCAAGTGGGAATTATTGGCTTGTATGGGATGGGAGGTGTAGGTAAGACCACCCTTTTGACCAAGATCAACAACAACTTCCTTCATACCCTCAATGATTTTGATCTTGTGATTTGGATAGAGGTCTCTAAGGATCTAAAGCTTGAAAATATTCAAGACAGCATTGGGGAAAAGATAGGGAGTTGCGATGGCTCGTGGAAGGATAAAGATCACCTTAGAAAAGCTGAAGACATCTTTGCGGTTTTAAAATCGAAGAGATTTGTATTATTGTTGGATGATATATGGGAGAGGGTTGATGTAGCCAAAATCGGGGTTCCGATTCCTGACAGAGAGAATAAGTCTGAGCTTGTATTCACAACTCGCTCTGAGGAGGTTTGTAGCCGTATGGGTGCTCACAAAAAGATCAAGGTGGAGTGTTTGGCATGGGACAGAGCATGGACTTTGTTTCAAGAGAAGGTGGGTGAAGAAACACTTTATATTCATCCAGATATCCCTACACTAGCAGAGATGGTTGCCAAAGAATGTGACGGTTTGCCACTGGCTCTAATTACAGTTGGACGGGCCATGGCTAGCAAGAAGACACCCCAAGAATGGaatcatgcaattcaagttttAAAACGATCTGCCTCGGAATTTTCAGGTATGGGAGATGAGGTATTCCCTCTTTTGAAATTCAGTTATGATAATCTACCTAGCGAGAAAGCTAGATCTTGTTTCTTGTATTGTGCATTATTTCCGGAAGATTTTCTCATTCACAAAAGAAGATTAATATATTGTTGGGTTGGGGAGGGAATACTGGATGAGTATGATGACATGACTGGAGCTCAAAACCAAGGTTATGATATTATAGGTACTCTTGTTAATGCATGTTTATTGGAAGGTAAGGAAGATTATGTGAAAATGCACGATGTTCTTCGTGACATGGCATTGTGGTTGGCCTGTGAATGCGGGAAGGCCAAAGATAATTTCATAGTTCGTACTGGCGCTCATTTGATTAAAGCACCAGATTTGGAAAAATGGAAGGGTGTGAAAAGGATGTCACTAATGGCTAATCAGATTGAGAATCTGGTGGAAAGATCCACATGCCCCAGTTTATCCACCTTGTTTCTAACTGATAATCATTTGAAGATAATTGGTGAAGGCTTCTTTCAGCATATGCCCAGTTTAAGAGTTTTGGACCTGTCGGAAAACAAGGGTATAACACATTTGCCACCGGGAATATCAAAATTGAAGTCACTACAATATCTCAATCTATCACAGACAGGTATAAGAGGGTTGCCTGTTGAGTTAAAGGCCTTAGACAAGCTAAAATATTTGAACCTAGAGTTTACCAGTAAGATGGATATTGTTCCGAAGAATGTAATTTCAAGTTTTCTGATGCTCAGAGTTTTGAGAATGTATGATTGTGGTTCATCTGACGATATTCTGTTTGGCGGAGAGGAAGCTTTAGTAGAGGAATTGCTGTGCTTGAAACATTTGGAGGTAATGACTATGACCATGAGGTGTGTCTCTGCTTTCGAAAGATTATGTACCTCCCTCAACTTACTAGCATGTACTCAAGTTTTATGCCTCGAGTCCTTCACCTCTGTGATTTCCCTTGATATATCAGCATTGGCAAATATGAAACACCTTGACATCCTTAATATTTGCGACTGTG GCTTAGAAGGTTTGAAAACTGATTTGTTATGGAATGGAGTACAAGTACCTAATGATCCTTGCAACTCGATCATGACGATCAAAAGTTTCTTCCACAGCCTTCAGCGGGGAAGCGTGTATGAATGCCCCAAACTAAAGGACTTAACATGGCTTATTTTTGCTCCAAATCTTGTGACCATAGACATACACGACTGCCCTGAAATGGAGCAGATAATCTATAGTAGGCAGTTAAGTAAAATCGAGGAGGTTGTGGATGGTTTTAATTCATTTGCAAAACTTAACAATTTGATACtg cttaaTCTCTCGAAACTGAAGAACATATACGCAAATGCATTGCCCTCACCGTATCTGAAGACAATTGTTGTGTTTAACTGTCCACAACTCAAACAGCTCCCACTGGATTCCAGTGTGAACAGACGGAATGTTGTCATCGAAGGAGAGGAAGAATGGTGGAATGGGTTGGAATGGGAAGATGGAGCTACTCGAAATGATTTTATTTCCTGCTttagaaatttaaatatttga